The nucleotide sequence AAGAGGAAATGAAAAAAATTACGGACGCTTATTATTCCATAAGCAAATCGCACAATTTTATTTCTGAGCTCCGAAGTATTCGCAAACACTATCAAGGCAGGCCAACGCCCGTTTATTACTGCAACAGGCTCTCCGAAAAATACGGAGGGAGAATATATCTTAAACGTGAGGACCTGAACCATACCGGGGCACATAAACTCAACCATTGTATGGGTGAGGCGCTTTTGGCAAAACATTTGGGTAAAAAGAAGCTAATTGCAGAGACAGGGGCAGGACAACACGGAGTTGCCTTGGCAACTGCAGCCGCCTATTTTGGATTGGAATGCGAGATACATATGGGAGAAGTCGATATTGCCAAAGAACATCCCAATGTAGTTCGGATGAAAATCCTTGGGGCAAAAGTAGTACCTGTTTCCCATGGCTTAAGAACTTTGAAAGAAGCCGTGGATTCTGCCTTTGAGGCATATTTAAAGGACCCTATAAGTACCATATATTGCATAGGCTCTGTGGTTGGACCACATCCCTTCCCCATGATGGTACGGGATTTTCAGCGGGTAGTAGGTATAGAGGCCAAAGAACAGTTTTTAGAAATGACGGGAGAATTACCTGATAAAGTAGTAGCCTGTGTTGGCGGGGGAAGTAATGCCATGGGGATATTCTCCTCCTTTTTGGATGAACCGGAATGTACCTTATACGGAGTAGAACCGGGTGGCCGCTCTATGGATTATGGCGAACATGCCGCTACAATGACCCTGGGCAGCCCAGGAATCATCCACGGATTTAAATGTTATATGCTGAAGGACGATAAAGGGGAACCGGGAGCAGTGCATTCCGTTGCCAGTGGTCTGGATTATCCAGGAGTTGGCCCTGAACACAGTATGCTAAAAGACCTTAAAAAAGTAACCTATGACGTTGTTTCCGACCAGGAAACCGTGGATGCCTTTTATGAATTGAGTCGCTTGGAAGGTATTATCCCTGCACTGGAAAGTGCCCATGCTGTGGCATATGCCATAAAATTGGCACAACAAAATCCACGATCCTCCATTTTAGTCAATTTAAGTGGTAGGGGCGATAAGGACCTGGATTATGTGGTAGATACATACGGGCTACCTGAAGATGCAAAATAATTTTTAAAATATACACGGAGGGGCGTCCAAAGCTAAATTTAAAGGCTATTTGGGCGCCTTTTTAAATGACTGTCCCATCCCTTGTCAATCATCCTATTATAGTTAACCTAAATATAAGCTTTCGTTATATACCACTCCTTGCCCAGCTAGGTGCCAACTACCCCAAAAAAAATGGCCTCCCCTAGAGGTTTCCAACCCAAATACAGGTCCAATTCTAAGGAAAAGGAAAATTGCAGAGATAAGATTGATTAAATTAAGGATTCACATTTTTTTATGTAACTTTAAAAAAAGTTGCCGTAGGCTATGCTAAAAATAAAAAAGGAATCGGACACATCATACACCTTTAGTCTGCAGTCGGAAAGTGGACAGACACTTCTAAACAGTATCCCCTTTAATTCCAGGGAAGAGATTGACAAGACTATTGCCAATCTTAAGGTCTTGATTGGGCAATCTTCGGTTTTTGAACGCAAGACCGACTATAATGGCAAATTTCTTTTTACTCTTAAGAATAGTGAAGGTAAAATTTTGGGCAAATCCATGCTTTATAGTTCCGAAGCCGGAATGGAAAATGGCATAAAAAATCTTAAAACAAGCATTTCCTTATTGCCAGATACCATTGGCCTATAATTTTGCAAGAATACCCATAAATTCCTCGTGCATTTCATCAGTATAATCCAAATGGGTAACGATACGCAATTTATTTTGGCCCATCCCGATGATGTGAACATCCCTTTTGTTCAGTTTGTCCAAAAAATCATCAGGGGACATATGCCTTTCATCAATTTCGAAAATCACAATATTGGTTTCCGTGGGTTCTACCTTTTTAATGAAAGGTAATCCGTTTAGCAAAACACCTATTTCCTTGGCCTTCCTATGGTCTTCCTCCAATCTCTCCCTATTGTTTTCCAAGGCGTAAATTCCGGCGGCCGCAAGGTAACCTACCTGTCGCATCCCACCTCCGAGCACCTTTCTTACCCTTAGTGCTTTCGCAATATGCTCTTTGTTGCCCAACAAAACGGAACCTACGGGACATCCCAGCCCTTTGCTTAAACACACGCTTATGGTATGGAACAACGCCCCGTAATCCAAGGGTGATTCATTTTTTGCGATCAGGGCATTCCATAGTCGCGCCCCATCCAAATGATATTTCAGATGATGCCCGTCACAAACCTTTCTTATGGACTTCAATTCTTCAAGATCCCAACAGGCCCCGCCTCCCTTATTGGTTGTATTTTCTATACAAACCAAAGAAGTTAATGGGCTATGATAAAAATCTGGTGGGTTTATTACTTCCTTTACTTGAGCTGCGGTCATCATTCCCCTATGACCGTCCACCAACCTACAGGAAACGCCACTATTGAAACTCACCCCTCCCCCTTCATAATTATAAACATGTGCGTATTTATCACAAATTAATTGTTCCCCTGGTTGTGTATGTAATTTAATGGCGGTTTGGTTTGCCATGGTACCACTTGGAAAAAATAAGGC is from Arenibacter algicola and encodes:
- the trpB gene encoding tryptophan synthase subunit beta — protein: MMTDNYFKTYPDENGFFKEYGGSFIPPVLEEEMKKITDAYYSISKSHNFISELRSIRKHYQGRPTPVYYCNRLSEKYGGRIYLKREDLNHTGAHKLNHCMGEALLAKHLGKKKLIAETGAGQHGVALATAAAYFGLECEIHMGEVDIAKEHPNVVRMKILGAKVVPVSHGLRTLKEAVDSAFEAYLKDPISTIYCIGSVVGPHPFPMMVRDFQRVVGIEAKEQFLEMTGELPDKVVACVGGGSNAMGIFSSFLDEPECTLYGVEPGGRSMDYGEHAATMTLGSPGIIHGFKCYMLKDDKGEPGAVHSVASGLDYPGVGPEHSMLKDLKKVTYDVVSDQETVDAFYELSRLEGIIPALESAHAVAYAIKLAQQNPRSSILVNLSGRGDKDLDYVVDTYGLPEDAK
- a CDS encoding YegP family protein, with the translated sequence MLKIKKESDTSYTFSLQSESGQTLLNSIPFNSREEIDKTIANLKVLIGQSSVFERKTDYNGKFLFTLKNSEGKILGKSMLYSSEAGMENGIKNLKTSISLLPDTIGL
- a CDS encoding threonine aldolase family protein, which encodes MQINLISDTVTKPTSGMLDAMMQAKVGDDVFKNDPTVNKLEEMMAELFGMEAALFFPSGTMANQTAIKLHTQPGEQLICDKYAHVYNYEGGGVSFNSGVSCRLVDGHRGMMTAAQVKEVINPPDFYHSPLTSLVCIENTTNKGGGACWDLEELKSIRKVCDGHHLKYHLDGARLWNALIAKNESPLDYGALFHTISVCLSKGLGCPVGSVLLGNKEHIAKALRVRKVLGGGMRQVGYLAAAGIYALENNRERLEEDHRKAKEIGVLLNGLPFIKKVEPTETNIVIFEIDERHMSPDDFLDKLNKRDVHIIGMGQNKLRIVTHLDYTDEMHEEFMGILAKL